In Myxococcus virescens, a single genomic region encodes these proteins:
- a CDS encoding alpha/beta fold hydrolase: MPAVHHRTVEVEGLEIFYREAGPEDAPVVLLPHGYPCSSFQFRNLLPALADAWRLIAPDAPGFGYSATPEPSRFSYTFDGYARFLERFVETLGLRRYALYLHDYGSQFGFRLALRAPERVAALVIQNGDIYVDQFGPKYRMLKESWANPTPERRAKLMAAVSEDGFRDEFIGEIPECLVDRVSPDLWTLSWSLVERFGRKENLVHLLEDQRTTLAWMSRYQAYLREHQPPTLILWGPHDGYMPEGAGRAYLRDVPDAELHVLDAGHWALETHLDEIVSHMRGFLQRVHSVHMESSASLL; the protein is encoded by the coding sequence ATGCCGGCGGTCCATCACAGGACGGTGGAAGTGGAGGGCCTCGAGATTTTCTACCGCGAGGCCGGGCCCGAGGATGCTCCGGTGGTGCTCTTGCCGCACGGCTATCCGTGCTCGTCATTCCAGTTCCGCAACCTGCTGCCAGCGCTCGCGGACGCATGGCGGCTCATCGCGCCGGACGCGCCGGGCTTCGGGTACAGCGCGACGCCGGAGCCGAGCCGCTTCAGCTACACGTTTGACGGGTACGCACGCTTCCTGGAGCGGTTCGTGGAGACGCTGGGGCTCAGGCGCTACGCGCTGTACCTGCATGACTACGGCTCGCAGTTTGGCTTCCGGCTGGCACTGCGCGCGCCCGAGCGAGTCGCGGCGCTCGTCATCCAGAACGGCGACATCTACGTGGACCAGTTCGGGCCGAAGTACCGGATGCTGAAGGAGTCCTGGGCGAATCCGACGCCCGAGCGCCGAGCGAAGTTGATGGCCGCGGTGAGTGAGGACGGCTTCAGGGACGAGTTCATCGGCGAGATTCCCGAGTGCCTCGTCGACCGCGTCAGCCCGGACCTGTGGACGTTGTCCTGGTCCCTGGTGGAGCGCTTCGGCCGGAAGGAGAACCTGGTCCATCTGCTGGAGGACCAGCGCACGACGCTGGCGTGGATGTCCCGCTATCAGGCGTATCTGCGCGAGCATCAACCCCCGACCTTGATTCTGTGGGGGCCCCACGACGGCTACATGCCGGAGGGCGCCGGACGCGCGTACCTTCGAGACGTTCCGGACGCCGAGCTGCACGTCCTGGACGCGGGACACTGGGCGCTGGAGACGCACCTGGACGAAATCGTGTCCCACATGCGGGGCTTTCTCCAGCGCGTGCATTCGGTGCACATGGAGAGCAGCGCCTCCCTTTTGTGA
- a CDS encoding M57 family metalloprotease, producing the protein MFKRAAVLMLNCGVLLSGCGPDSQTGNAELLSNLTEAGFRPDDITVVDDAVYVGGDAHVPLAASREMLQHGEGSKEHYRTTHIVGSSVTRICVNPTVEFQSHVRLNQGLDMALANYNALGLRIAFVRGSATGCTANITARTMAGGGHAAGYPSGGLPYGTISIGTSLNSYGVDVSEHVITHALGHTIGLRHTDLFNPSISCGSGGGVTEPTGTGALHIPGTPTGATPGGSIMNTCYPPDTDGEFTPSDIVALNYMY; encoded by the coding sequence ATGTTCAAGAGAGCGGCAGTCCTGATGTTGAACTGTGGCGTATTGCTGTCCGGCTGCGGGCCCGACTCGCAGACCGGGAACGCTGAACTCCTCTCCAACCTGACCGAGGCAGGGTTTCGCCCCGACGACATCACCGTCGTCGATGACGCCGTCTACGTCGGGGGCGACGCGCATGTGCCGCTCGCGGCCTCCCGGGAGATGCTCCAGCATGGAGAGGGAAGCAAGGAGCACTACAGGACGACCCACATCGTCGGCTCCAGCGTGACGAGGATTTGCGTCAATCCCACGGTGGAGTTCCAGAGCCATGTCCGGCTCAACCAAGGCCTCGACATGGCCCTCGCCAACTACAATGCCTTGGGACTCAGGATTGCCTTTGTTCGAGGCTCGGCCACCGGCTGTACCGCGAACATCACCGCGAGAACCATGGCGGGTGGCGGTCACGCCGCGGGCTATCCCTCAGGCGGACTCCCCTATGGGACGATTTCGATTGGCACCAGCCTGAACAGCTACGGCGTGGACGTGAGTGAACATGTCATCACCCATGCGCTGGGCCACACCATCGGCCTCCGCCACACGGATCTATTCAACCCGAGCATCAGTTGTGGCAGCGGGGGTGGCGTGACGGAGCCGACGGGCACGGGCGCCTTGCACATCCCCGGAACGCCCACGGGGGCAACGCCAGGCGGGTCCATCATGAACACCTGCTACCCGCCTGACACCGACGGTGAGTTCACCCCCTCCGACATCGTCGCGTTGAACTACATGTACTGA
- a CDS encoding endonuclease/exonuclease/phosphatase family protein translates to MLTWVLSLQESAAPSPPKPVTVMTYNVLYSAPEEDVQKSLDVIEKEAPDILCLRELTPRFVRAFRKRLGKQFPHVRLVPRKGTWGVGIASRHRLLRTEHLPQTPHRMPALEADVRLGEHLVKVACVHLMAPGARHQRADDLLTSMEKNAVLRHRQAEALVRRYARWRGPVLVLGDMNEGRSGEAMKAFASAGFQHACDGPNADCGATWPGSASVLPSVVEIDHVLGRELRLTGAKVLRAGGSDHDAVRATLDFSP, encoded by the coding sequence ATGCTCACATGGGTCCTTTCCCTCCAGGAAAGTGCCGCGCCTTCACCGCCCAAGCCAGTCACGGTGATGACCTACAACGTCCTCTACTCCGCTCCCGAGGAGGACGTGCAGAAGTCGCTCGATGTCATCGAGAAGGAGGCGCCCGATATCCTGTGCCTGCGTGAGCTGACGCCGAGATTCGTCAGGGCCTTTCGGAAACGACTTGGGAAGCAGTTCCCCCACGTGCGGTTGGTTCCGCGAAAGGGAACCTGGGGTGTGGGTATCGCCAGCCGGCATCGGCTGCTGCGAACGGAGCATTTACCACAGACGCCACATCGGATGCCCGCGCTGGAGGCGGACGTTCGGCTCGGTGAGCACCTGGTGAAGGTGGCCTGTGTGCACCTGATGGCGCCAGGTGCCAGGCATCAGCGGGCAGATGACCTGCTCACTTCCATGGAGAAGAACGCGGTGCTTCGGCATCGTCAGGCGGAGGCGCTGGTGCGGCGCTATGCGCGATGGCGAGGACCGGTCCTGGTGCTGGGGGACATGAATGAAGGCCGCTCAGGCGAGGCCATGAAGGCCTTCGCCTCCGCGGGTTTCCAGCACGCTTGTGACGGACCGAATGCCGACTGTGGTGCCACATGGCCTGGTTCTGCCTCCGTCCTCCCGAGCGTCGTCGAAATCGACCATGTCCTTGGCCGCGAACTTCGCCTGACCGGTGCGAAGGTGCTGCGCGCGGGAGGCTCCGACCACGATGCGGTCCGGGCGACGCTGGACTTTTCACCGTGA
- a CDS encoding AAA family ATPase, translating into MKANRIVLVSGPSGAGKSTVARGLAEQSPLARAVHLHADDFYSYIRKGALAPWLPESHAQNTTVMTALAASAASYAVGGYEVMVDGVIGPWFFEPWLAAARTHRLDLRLIVLLPGEAETVARATRRVHADALTDADVVRNIWRGFREVALPEGNVLDTSSQDAAETVGAVRRGLTDGRFRLESP; encoded by the coding sequence ATGAAGGCGAACCGAATCGTCCTCGTGTCGGGCCCGTCAGGTGCTGGCAAGTCCACCGTGGCACGTGGACTCGCGGAGCAGTCTCCGCTGGCGCGTGCGGTCCACCTGCATGCCGACGACTTCTATTCCTACATCCGCAAGGGTGCGCTGGCGCCCTGGCTGCCAGAGTCCCACGCTCAGAACACCACGGTGATGACGGCGCTGGCGGCGAGCGCGGCGAGTTATGCCGTGGGCGGGTATGAGGTCATGGTCGATGGCGTCATCGGCCCTTGGTTCTTCGAGCCCTGGCTTGCCGCCGCCCGGACGCATCGGCTCGACTTGCGCCTCATCGTCCTGCTTCCGGGCGAAGCGGAGACGGTGGCGCGTGCCACGAGACGTGTCCACGCGGACGCACTCACCGACGCAGACGTGGTGCGCAACATCTGGCGCGGCTTCCGCGAGGTGGCCCTCCCCGAGGGGAATGTGCTCGACACCAGCAGTCAGGACGCCGCGGAGACCGTGGGCGCCGTTCGCCGTGGGTTGACGGACGGGCGCTTCCGGCTGGAGTCACCGTAG